Proteins from a single region of Chryseobacterium sp. W4I1:
- a CDS encoding META domain-containing protein codes for MKKVLVSFFAILFLSAVFSCSSVPEKNPSLQRQWMLVSFDPFSKEGFIKNKAEINLTGTMEKGKIKGGAFMGCNNIFFTSEFKKDGKVKISEVGSTLKACQDMDLETAFAQKFEQMTHYSVEGHFLTLSDESGNSMKFVAADWD; via the coding sequence ATGAAAAAAGTACTTGTATCATTTTTTGCCATTTTATTCTTGTCAGCAGTTTTCAGCTGCTCTTCAGTTCCTGAAAAAAATCCCAGCCTTCAGAGACAATGGATGCTTGTTTCTTTTGATCCTTTTTCAAAGGAAGGATTCATTAAAAATAAAGCAGAAATCAACCTGACTGGAACTATGGAGAAAGGAAAAATTAAGGGAGGAGCGTTCATGGGGTGCAATAACATCTTTTTTACCTCCGAATTTAAAAAGGATGGAAAAGTAAAGATTTCAGAAGTGGGAAGTACATTGAAAGCGTGTCAGGATATGGATCTGGAAACCGCTTTTGCTCAAAAATTTGAACAAATGACTCATTATTCTGTAGAAGGGCATTTCCTTACCTTGTCTGATGAAAGTGGAAATTCTATGAAATTTGTAGCAGCAGATTGGGATTGA
- a CDS encoding collagen-like protein: MKKILLSLGIMLGLFMGHAQVPEKMSYQAVIRNSSGQLLTNQSIAVKVSILAGSLIGPLVYSERLTGNTNANGLISMEIGTGTVLSGTFATINWPTGNYYLKTETDPTGGTNYTIAGTSQLLSVPYAMYAKTAGGGGGSFAIPYTSTVNNAGTLFSLINDGDGTSVEGINNTTTSSIASVRGIVSNTAPGGFSSGVRGINNGTGGLGVGVWGSQNGSGWGVYGVTPNGLGVYGNSSASGTGVYANSNSGTGLTATSTNGIAANMSIFNNANNNNVLNANTVGNGTVINVSSSGNGAGVVSSTGSGFAVQGITSAQTSAGIIGDNNGNGEAIVGRNTSDIAGAVVGRNDGGGYGVRGFVATNTTGTSIGVFGQVGLSSGKGRAGRFENVNASNDVNTLEVETNGTGNIPDNTEGNASSFLVNNTNSVGAAVRGEVKTIFGNFGAAGIFGVSSGTGGFAGLFHASNTSGNGAALVAITDGNGNAITANASKNGNGVETNIDGAGNALYAWVPTFATGRAGKFNIFNDTNTSDVITVTTVGNGIGGNFKVDRVTGTSPAVKGEVTSQFANFGTAGVYGLSSGTGGFGGLFYASNASGNGPALLALTEGNGNGITANAGKNGDGIEATADGTGNAVYGWTPNFGVGRAGRFANFNAANGNPTVHVTNVGTGSVLLLNHQGPSGNIAILQTNSANVARVDRTGKGFFNGGTQNSGADVAEAFDVEGNSSEYEPGDILIISTDSDRTVEKSSKPYSTLVAGVYATKPGVLLTEENIDSELIGKVPMGVIGVIPTKVCLEGGKIKRGDFLVTSSISGTAMKANPKKVKIGQVIGKALQDYDQNSTGKIKVLVNIK, translated from the coding sequence ATGAAAAAAATATTATTATCGCTGGGTATCATGCTTGGCCTCTTTATGGGACATGCACAGGTTCCTGAAAAAATGAGCTATCAGGCCGTCATCAGAAATAGCTCAGGCCAGCTTTTAACCAACCAAAGTATTGCTGTAAAAGTGAGTATACTGGCGGGTTCTCTTATCGGGCCACTGGTTTATTCTGAAAGACTTACCGGAAATACAAATGCCAACGGGCTGATCAGTATGGAAATAGGAACAGGAACAGTGCTTTCCGGAACCTTTGCTACCATAAACTGGCCTACCGGCAACTATTATCTAAAAACTGAAACTGACCCTACGGGAGGAACCAATTATACAATAGCAGGAACCAGCCAACTATTAAGTGTTCCTTATGCAATGTATGCAAAAACAGCTGGAGGTGGCGGTGGAAGCTTTGCCATTCCTTATACCAGCACGGTAAATAATGCAGGAACGCTTTTCAGCTTAATTAATGATGGTGATGGAACTTCTGTAGAAGGGATCAATAATACAACAACCTCCAGCATAGCTTCGGTACGGGGAATTGTAAGCAATACTGCTCCCGGTGGATTTTCCAGTGGTGTCCGTGGGATCAATAACGGTACAGGAGGACTGGGCGTAGGGGTCTGGGGCAGCCAGAACGGAAGTGGCTGGGGCGTTTATGGTGTAACTCCTAACGGGCTTGGTGTCTATGGAAATTCATCTGCTTCCGGTACCGGTGTATACGCAAACAGTAACTCGGGAACCGGCCTTACAGCTACCAGCACCAATGGAATAGCAGCAAATATGTCGATTTTTAATAATGCAAATAACAATAATGTCCTTAATGCCAACACGGTTGGAAACGGAACCGTGATTAATGTTTCTTCCAGCGGAAACGGTGCCGGGGTTGTCAGCTCTACAGGGAGTGGTTTTGCTGTTCAGGGTATTACCAGTGCACAAACCTCTGCAGGAATCATAGGGGACAATAACGGAAACGGCGAGGCTATAGTAGGTAGAAATACCAGTGACATTGCAGGTGCCGTAGTCGGCAGAAATGATGGCGGAGGCTATGGGGTAAGAGGATTTGTAGCAACCAATACTACGGGAACTTCTATAGGGGTCTTCGGCCAGGTAGGCCTTAGCAGCGGAAAAGGACGTGCAGGAAGGTTTGAAAATGTGAATGCTTCCAATGATGTGAACACTTTGGAGGTAGAAACCAATGGGACAGGAAACATTCCTGATAATACAGAAGGTAACGCATCCTCTTTTCTTGTTAATAATACCAACAGTGTAGGCGCAGCAGTACGGGGAGAAGTAAAAACAATCTTTGGGAACTTCGGAGCAGCCGGTATTTTTGGAGTTTCTTCAGGGACAGGTGGTTTTGCAGGTTTATTCCACGCTTCCAATACATCTGGGAACGGTGCTGCTCTAGTGGCTATCACTGATGGAAATGGAAATGCCATTACGGCTAATGCCAGTAAAAACGGAAATGGTGTAGAAACCAATATTGATGGAGCAGGAAATGCCTTATATGCATGGGTTCCCACTTTTGCAACAGGACGCGCCGGAAAGTTTAATATATTCAATGATACCAATACAAGTGATGTCATAACGGTAACCACTGTAGGTAACGGTATTGGGGGGAACTTTAAAGTTGATCGTGTAACAGGTACCTCTCCCGCCGTAAAAGGAGAAGTAACTTCACAGTTCGCCAACTTCGGTACTGCCGGTGTTTATGGTTTATCATCCGGAACGGGAGGTTTTGGCGGATTATTCTATGCTTCCAATGCTTCAGGAAATGGACCCGCTCTGTTAGCTTTAACAGAAGGGAATGGAAATGGAATCACAGCCAATGCCGGTAAAAACGGAGATGGTATTGAAGCAACAGCAGACGGAACAGGAAACGCCGTGTATGGATGGACGCCAAATTTCGGAGTAGGAAGAGCTGGAAGATTTGCTAATTTCAATGCGGCCAACGGTAATCCTACTGTACACGTAACCAACGTGGGAACAGGAAGTGTATTACTACTGAATCATCAGGGACCAAGTGGAAATATTGCTATCCTGCAAACGAACAGCGCAAATGTAGCCCGTGTAGACAGAACCGGCAAAGGATTCTTCAACGGAGGAACTCAAAACAGTGGGGCTGACGTTGCTGAAGCATTTGATGTGGAAGGCAACAGTTCAGAGTATGAACCGGGAGATATTTTAATCATCTCAACAGATTCTGACCGTACCGTGGAAAAATCATCAAAACCCTACTCTACACTTGTTGCGGGAGTTTATGCTACAAAACCGGGTGTTCTCTTAACGGAAGAAAATATAGATTCTGAATTAATTGGAAAAGTTCCGATGGGAGTCATTGGAGTCATTCCTACGAAAGTCTGTCTGGAAGGCGGAAAAATTAAAAGAGGTGATTTTTTGGTAACCTCTTCCATATCCGGAACTGCTATGAAAGCAAATCCTAAAAAGGTGAAAATCGGGCAGGTCATCGGTAAGGCGCTTCAGGATTATGACCAAAATTCAACAGGGAAAATCAAAGTATTGGTAAACATTAAATAA
- a CDS encoding T9SS type A sorting domain-containing protein, which yields MKRTSIHCFFLILFTFSVSLLTAQSAVLATGTNASGSNGSVSYSVGQTTYLNKGANFQVMEGVQQAYEITTLSASETVSKQEGILIYPNPFRDFLYIDFTSTSYKGTEYQLFDAQGKLIKKEMIAESKSELNLSSLPAAVYIIRINQKGENIKTFKIIKK from the coding sequence ATGAAAAGAACATCTATTCACTGCTTCTTTCTCATTCTGTTCACTTTTTCCGTCAGTCTTCTGACTGCTCAGTCAGCAGTTTTGGCGACAGGAACGAATGCATCGGGAAGCAACGGCTCGGTTTCTTACAGTGTGGGCCAAACCACCTACCTCAACAAAGGGGCGAACTTCCAGGTAATGGAAGGTGTACAACAGGCCTATGAAATTACTACACTGTCCGCCAGCGAAACCGTATCAAAGCAAGAAGGCATTTTAATTTACCCCAATCCTTTCAGAGATTTTCTGTACATAGATTTTACCTCTACTTCTTATAAAGGGACGGAATACCAGTTGTTCGATGCTCAGGGCAAACTGATCAAAAAAGAGATGATCGCAGAGTCCAAATCCGAACTTAATCTTTCTTCGCTCCCAGCAGCAGTTTATATTATTCGGATCAATCAAAAGGGAGAGAACATAAAAACTTTTAAAATCATAAAAAAATAA
- a CDS encoding LytTR family DNA-binding domain-containing protein produces MITYLKCMIIDNDELDRLVLQHHVRQYDNIEIIASFDSAEKAIPYLEFPIDLLISETNLNGMSGLEFRKLAHKIPACIFVSSQPELAAEAFETDTLDFVTKPLKTERFQQSIQKVFNFFETKEKCDSFDALLGENCIKIKEGGNTSQVKLTDILYLEALKDYTRLVTHEKKHCVLDSLGNILNKSFFDSFVRIHRSYAVPRHFIRGKSSNEIELIHQIRLPIGRTYKEKLSFLDP; encoded by the coding sequence ATGATTACCTATCTTAAATGTATGATCATTGACAATGACGAACTGGATAGACTGGTTCTTCAGCATCATGTCAGGCAATATGACAATATAGAGATTATTGCATCTTTTGATTCTGCGGAAAAAGCAATTCCGTATCTTGAATTCCCGATTGATCTTCTGATCAGCGAGACCAATCTAAACGGAATGAGTGGATTGGAATTCAGAAAACTGGCTCACAAAATCCCGGCCTGCATCTTTGTAAGCTCCCAACCTGAACTGGCAGCCGAAGCATTTGAAACGGATACCCTTGACTTCGTCACAAAACCACTGAAAACAGAACGATTTCAGCAATCAATACAGAAAGTATTCAATTTTTTTGAAACAAAAGAAAAGTGTGACAGCTTTGATGCTCTTCTTGGTGAAAACTGCATTAAAATAAAAGAAGGTGGTAATACTTCTCAGGTAAAACTTACTGACATCCTCTATCTTGAAGCTCTGAAAGATTATACCAGACTCGTTACCCATGAAAAGAAGCACTGCGTTCTGGATTCCCTGGGAAACATCCTTAATAAAAGCTTTTTTGATTCTTTTGTGAGGATACATCGCAGCTATGCCGTACCCAGGCACTTCATCCGCGGAAAAAGCAGCAACGAGATAGAACTTATCCATCAGATCAGACTTCCTATTGGCAGAACTTACAAAGAGAAACTTTCCTTCCTTGATCCCTGA
- a CDS encoding DUF4919 domain-containing protein: MKYHFFLLLVLFSVFGFSQKSKINLKNIEKDLKNSASPYNYEKLIFKYKGYPKSLDSIEAQHLYYGRNFRNDKISTTDDGFKILAEAFKQENFEECIKQGKILYDKDPTNLDILLVLLRAYDARKDGNNFMHHLNQFRSLTEGMKNSGDGASEKTAYLVNSVGDEYILLNILNIGKDYTRASKTGKDGMFDIWEKDGNQLYIKILYLDL; this comes from the coding sequence ATGAAATATCACTTTTTCCTGTTATTGGTTTTATTTTCAGTTTTTGGATTCAGCCAGAAATCAAAAATTAATTTAAAAAATATAGAGAAAGATCTTAAAAATTCAGCTTCTCCTTACAATTATGAGAAGCTGATCTTTAAATATAAGGGATATCCGAAATCTCTGGACAGTATTGAAGCCCAGCACTTATATTACGGAAGAAATTTCAGGAATGATAAAATTTCGACAACAGACGACGGCTTTAAAATTCTGGCAGAAGCTTTTAAACAAGAGAATTTTGAAGAATGTATCAAACAGGGAAAGATCCTTTATGATAAAGATCCTACCAATCTGGATATTCTTCTTGTCCTTCTAAGAGCTTATGATGCCCGGAAAGACGGCAATAACTTTATGCATCACCTGAATCAGTTCCGCTCGCTTACTGAAGGAATGAAAAATTCCGGGGACGGAGCATCTGAAAAAACAGCTTATCTGGTCAATTCCGTGGGCGATGAGTACATCCTTCTAAATATCCTCAATATTGGAAAAGATTATACAAGAGCATCAAAAACCGGGAAGGACGGTATGTTTGATATTTGGGAAAAAGACGGTAACCAGCTGTATATCAAAATACTTTATTTAGACCTATAA
- a CDS encoding sodium:proton antiporter gives MELYYSFSALIVLASIFAYLNYRFLKLPSTIGIMVIAIVVSIFLVMFGETILPRTFGHLNNLMNSIDFTEVLMGAMLNFLLFAGGIHININDLKEQFRPVLIFSTAGVVISTFVVGFGMFYLLPFLGIQLPFIYCLVFGALISPTDPVAVLSILKQANVSKSLETKVAGESLFNDGMAVVVFTVVLQLAIGKEVDLGVESIGLLLLKEAGGGILLGVVLGWITSRLMREVDDYIISVLVTLSVVMGGYLIARQMHISGPLTMVAAGLFMGNFNVRFKMKSITQDYLIKFWELIDEILNAVLFLFIGFELLMIKDLKFFMVPGLLAIAVVLIARLISIWVPTRFMSLRTRFSPQTIKVLVWGGIRGGVSIALAMSIPKSEYSEIILSITYCVVVFSIIVQGLTIAKVANPKAIAKEEQQSSVADEHA, from the coding sequence GTGGAGTTATATTATTCATTTTCAGCCCTAATAGTATTAGCATCGATTTTTGCCTACCTGAATTACAGATTTCTGAAGCTTCCGAGTACCATCGGGATCATGGTGATTGCCATTGTAGTTTCTATTTTTCTTGTAATGTTTGGTGAGACGATACTTCCAAGAACATTTGGGCATTTAAACAATTTAATGAACAGTATAGACTTCACAGAAGTTCTGATGGGAGCCATGCTGAATTTCCTTCTCTTTGCAGGAGGAATTCATATTAATATCAACGACCTTAAGGAACAGTTCCGGCCGGTTCTTATATTTTCTACAGCAGGAGTGGTTATTTCCACATTTGTAGTAGGATTCGGGATGTTTTACCTGCTACCGTTTTTAGGAATTCAACTGCCATTCATTTACTGTCTGGTTTTTGGAGCACTTATTTCGCCTACCGATCCGGTTGCGGTTCTGAGTATCCTGAAACAGGCCAATGTTTCCAAATCACTGGAAACAAAAGTGGCCGGGGAATCTTTGTTTAATGACGGTATGGCTGTTGTGGTCTTTACCGTAGTGCTGCAGCTGGCTATTGGAAAAGAAGTAGATCTGGGCGTTGAAAGTATAGGCTTGCTGCTGCTGAAAGAAGCGGGTGGAGGTATTCTTCTTGGTGTAGTGCTGGGGTGGATCACATCCAGGCTGATGCGTGAAGTGGATGATTATATTATTTCCGTTCTGGTAACGCTTTCTGTGGTGATGGGAGGATATCTTATCGCCAGACAGATGCATATTTCCGGACCTTTAACGATGGTTGCCGCAGGTTTATTCATGGGTAATTTTAACGTCAGATTTAAAATGAAATCAATCACTCAGGATTATCTTATCAAATTCTGGGAACTGATTGATGAAATTCTGAATGCCGTGTTATTCCTGTTCATAGGTTTTGAGTTATTGATGATCAAAGACTTAAAGTTCTTTATGGTTCCTGGCCTGTTGGCTATTGCCGTGGTTTTAATTGCGCGTCTGATCTCAATCTGGGTGCCAACTAGATTCATGTCTCTAAGAACAAGATTTAGTCCGCAGACTATAAAAGTTTTGGTTTGGGGAGGAATCCGTGGCGGAGTTTCTATTGCGTTGGCCATGTCTATTCCCAAAAGTGAATACAGTGAAATTATTCTAAGTATCACATATTGTGTTGTTGTATTTTCTATTATCGTTCAGGGACTTACGATTGCCAAAGTAGCTAATCCAAAGGCTATTGCGAAAGAAGAACAGCAGAGTAGTGTTGCAGATGAGCATGCATAA
- a CDS encoding DNA alkylation repair protein, which translates to MSDLIKEIQEALAVLSIPEKAEFFPRFFKTGKGEYGEGDLFLGVKVPDQRSVAKEYYSKISLQDLGILLTSKYHEHRLTALFMLIYKFEKTKDKAVKEEIIQFYLDHLPYVNNWDLVDSSCYKILGRYAFENGKEELLRNLSDSEEMWHKRIAVVGTMHYVKKGSFELTKEFVTKNLKHSHDLMHKANGWLLREMGQKSETELIAFLNKHYREMPRTSLRYAIEKLDEGIRQDYLKGRI; encoded by the coding sequence ATGAGTGATCTGATTAAAGAAATACAGGAAGCCCTGGCTGTACTGTCCATTCCTGAAAAAGCGGAGTTCTTTCCAAGGTTTTTCAAAACAGGAAAAGGAGAATATGGTGAAGGAGATTTATTTTTAGGCGTAAAGGTTCCGGATCAGAGATCTGTAGCCAAAGAATATTATTCCAAAATAAGTCTTCAGGATCTGGGCATTCTCCTGACATCTAAATACCATGAACATCGTCTTACTGCTCTTTTTATGCTGATTTACAAGTTTGAAAAAACGAAAGATAAGGCCGTGAAAGAAGAGATCATACAGTTTTACCTGGATCATTTGCCATACGTCAATAATTGGGATCTGGTAGATTCGAGCTGCTATAAAATTCTAGGGAGGTATGCCTTTGAAAACGGAAAGGAAGAACTGCTGAGAAACCTTTCAGATTCTGAGGAAATGTGGCACAAGAGAATTGCTGTGGTAGGGACGATGCATTATGTGAAAAAAGGGTCTTTTGAACTGACGAAAGAATTTGTTACTAAAAACCTGAAGCATTCCCATGATCTGATGCATAAAGCAAACGGATGGCTGTTAAGGGAAATGGGTCAGAAAAGTGAAACTGAACTGATTGCTTTTTTAAATAAACACTATCGGGAAATGCCAAGAACCAGCCTGAGATATGCTATCGAAAAGCTGGATGAAGGGATAAGACAGGATTATTTGAAAGGCAGAATTTAA
- a CDS encoding DUF6122 family protein, which yields MTLTEIALLKTFTHYFLHLVFPVFIALIFFRKNWKKAYLIMLATMLVDLDHIFANPVFDPSRNSIGFHILHSYYAIAVYFLLLFFKGNIRIIAIGLLFHMLTDFLDFNLWIH from the coding sequence ATGACTTTAACTGAAATTGCATTACTGAAAACGTTCACCCATTACTTTTTACATCTGGTGTTTCCGGTTTTTATTGCCCTGATCTTTTTCCGTAAAAACTGGAAGAAAGCATATCTCATTATGCTGGCGACCATGCTGGTAGATCTGGATCATATTTTTGCCAATCCCGTTTTTGATCCGTCAAGAAATAGCATAGGTTTCCATATTTTACATTCCTATTATGCCATTGCGGTGTATTTTTTGCTGCTGTTTTTCAAAGGAAATATTAGAATTATAGCTATTGGTCTTTTGTTTCATATGCTGACGGATTTCCTGGATTTTAACCTGTGGATCCATTAG
- a CDS encoding calcium:proton antiporter: MKLKELLHYTYIFPVLAVGYYFSGLMGSGVVYDIIAGLLLTGSVLSAVHHAEVVAHKVGEPFGTIILALCITIIEVALIISLMVAGGDQAITLARDTVFAAVMIILNGILGICILVGGVKYHEQFFARTSATTYLVSIVSILVLTLVLPNFTSSVNGPFYNEAQLIFISIACLVIYGIFLMVQTVRHRSYFIVPDEHPEEHYIPSLNKTLISFGFLVVCLVIVVLMAKGLSGTIEGMVQSIGAPKSLVGVIIAGVVLLPEGVAAIRAARSNQIQSSLNLALGSALASIGLTIPAVSVVCIVYDIPLVLGLDKKDIILLSLSVFIVMLSLSRGKTNVLYGTVLLVNLAAYIFTVIVP, translated from the coding sequence ATGAAATTAAAAGAACTTTTACATTATACGTATATTTTCCCCGTTCTGGCCGTTGGGTATTACTTTTCCGGGCTAATGGGAAGCGGAGTTGTTTATGATATTATTGCAGGACTTCTGCTCACCGGAAGTGTCTTATCTGCAGTACATCACGCAGAAGTTGTGGCTCATAAAGTAGGGGAGCCGTTCGGAACCATTATCCTTGCACTCTGTATCACTATTATTGAAGTTGCGTTGATCATCTCACTCATGGTAGCCGGCGGAGATCAGGCGATCACGCTGGCCAGAGATACCGTTTTTGCTGCGGTAATGATCATTCTTAATGGAATTTTAGGAATCTGTATTCTTGTAGGCGGTGTGAAATATCATGAGCAGTTTTTTGCAAGAACCTCAGCAACGACTTACTTAGTGAGTATTGTTTCCATTCTCGTACTTACCCTTGTCCTTCCCAATTTTACTTCAAGCGTCAATGGTCCTTTTTATAACGAAGCTCAGCTTATTTTTATATCCATCGCCTGTCTTGTGATCTACGGAATTTTTCTGATGGTTCAGACTGTGCGTCACAGAAGCTATTTTATCGTTCCTGATGAACATCCGGAAGAACATTATATTCCTTCATTAAATAAAACGCTGATAAGCTTTGGTTTTCTGGTGGTTTGTCTGGTGATTGTGGTCTTGATGGCCAAAGGCCTTTCAGGAACCATAGAAGGGATGGTACAGAGCATAGGTGCTCCGAAATCTTTGGTTGGGGTCATTATTGCAGGAGTGGTCCTTCTTCCTGAGGGAGTGGCTGCCATACGTGCTGCAAGAAGCAATCAGATACAGTCCAGTTTGAACCTGGCATTGGGATCTGCCTTGGCAAGTATTGGTCTGACCATTCCGGCCGTATCTGTTGTGTGTATCGTATATGATATTCCATTGGTATTGGGACTTGATAAAAAAGATATTATCCTCCTTTCCCTATCCGTATTTATAGTGATGCTCTCGTTAAGCCGTGGAAAAACAAATGTCCTGTACGGAACTGTTTTATTGGTGAATCTTGCAGCGTACATCTTTACTGTCATTGTCCCATAA
- a CDS encoding group III truncated hemoglobin: protein MKKLESREDIEHLVNSFYKKVIKDETIGFFFNDVAKVDWDKHLPKMYSFWESILFGQMSYKGNPMGVHFPINEVQAMEQKHFDRWLELWRTTIEENFVGENADTAIYKSENIAKLMAFKMELARRL from the coding sequence ATGAAAAAACTGGAATCAAGAGAAGATATTGAGCATCTTGTCAATTCGTTTTACAAGAAAGTAATTAAAGATGAGACCATTGGGTTTTTCTTTAATGATGTAGCGAAAGTAGATTGGGACAAGCATCTTCCGAAAATGTATTCTTTCTGGGAATCCATCCTTTTTGGCCAGATGAGCTACAAAGGAAATCCTATGGGCGTGCACTTCCCCATCAATGAAGTCCAGGCAATGGAACAGAAGCACTTTGACCGTTGGTTAGAGCTTTGGAGAACAACGATTGAGGAAAATTTTGTCGGAGAAAATGCTGATACGGCTATTTATAAATCAGAAAACATTGCGAAGCTGATGGCTTTTAAAATGGAGCTTGCGAGGAGACTGTGA
- a CDS encoding ion channel, with product MARGFRQKIRQKNSENSGFGSNASGRFINKDGLPNVKRKGVNVFNRLSWYHTMLNLSTFRFLSYLIIAYILINLVFAFIYYLIGVEHLTGIDKSDPLNEFIDVFFFSSQTFTTVGYGRIAPVGFTASLVATFEAFLGLLTFAIATGLFYGRFSRPRAYLRFSDIAVIAPFKGSRALMFRLAPFKNNALTDADVIVSTAIEVIENGVPKSNFYSLKTHLSKINTLALNWTVVHEIKEESPFYGFSEDDFKNTDIEIIIQVRAFDEVFSNTVVQRSSYVSKEIVYGARFTPMYYPDNKDQTTILDLDKINEYQKADLPEITGNKE from the coding sequence ATGGCAAGAGGCTTCAGACAGAAGATCCGTCAGAAAAATTCTGAAAACAGTGGCTTTGGAAGCAATGCATCCGGAAGGTTCATCAATAAAGATGGACTTCCCAATGTAAAGCGCAAGGGAGTTAATGTCTTCAATAGGCTGAGCTGGTATCATACCATGCTGAATCTTTCAACATTCCGGTTCTTATCTTACCTCATCATAGCCTATATCCTGATTAATCTGGTATTTGCTTTTATCTATTACCTAATCGGAGTAGAGCACCTTACCGGAATTGATAAAAGTGATCCGCTGAACGAGTTTATCGATGTATTTTTTTTCAGCTCACAAACGTTTACTACTGTTGGATATGGGAGAATTGCACCGGTAGGCTTTACGGCAAGTCTGGTGGCTACCTTTGAAGCTTTTCTGGGATTGCTTACCTTTGCCATCGCAACCGGACTTTTTTACGGAAGATTTTCCAGACCGAGGGCTTATCTCAGGTTTTCGGATATTGCAGTGATTGCTCCATTTAAAGGGTCGCGGGCTTTGATGTTCAGGCTGGCTCCTTTTAAAAACAATGCTTTGACGGATGCAGATGTCATTGTTTCGACAGCTATTGAAGTAATTGAGAATGGGGTACCCAAAAGTAATTTTTATTCTTTAAAGACCCATTTAAGCAAAATCAATACTTTGGCTTTGAACTGGACTGTTGTACATGAGATCAAAGAAGAATCACCGTTTTACGGGTTCTCTGAAGATGATTTTAAAAATACGGATATTGAGATTATTATACAGGTCCGTGCCTTTGATGAAGTCTTTTCCAATACGGTGGTGCAGAGATCTTCCTATGTTTCAAAAGAAATTGTGTACGGAGCTAGATTTACTCCAATGTATTATCCGGACAATAAAGATCAGACGACGATATTAGATCTGGATAAAATTAATGAATACCAAAAAGCAGATCTTCCGGAAATTACCGGAAACAAAGAATAA
- a CDS encoding iron chaperone — translation MKNTFKNINEYILLFPDEVQQKLIELRETIHSEITGLEEYIGYQMPTFRYRGKPLVYFAGYKKHIGFYPGAEDIKAFEKDFVKNQYKFSKGAVQFPADQNIPAELVRKIVQFRAHEIDQKKS, via the coding sequence ATGAAAAACACCTTCAAAAATATTAATGAGTACATTCTTCTGTTTCCTGATGAAGTTCAGCAGAAACTTATAGAATTAAGAGAAACTATTCATTCCGAAATTACAGGCCTTGAAGAATATATTGGTTATCAGATGCCGACATTCAGATACAGGGGAAAACCGTTGGTCTACTTTGCAGGCTATAAAAAACATATAGGATTTTATCCCGGGGCCGAAGACATTAAAGCTTTTGAAAAAGATTTTGTGAAAAACCAGTATAAATTTTCAAAGGGAGCTGTTCAGTTTCCGGCAGATCAGAATATTCCGGCAGAGCTTGTCAGGAAAATAGTACAGTTCAGAGCCCATGAAATAGATCAGAAAAAATCCTGA